Proteins from a single region of Bos javanicus breed banteng chromosome 25, ARS-OSU_banteng_1.0, whole genome shotgun sequence:
- the DECR2 gene encoding peroxisomal 2,4-dienoyl-CoA reductase [(3E)-enoyl-CoA-producing], which translates to MAQPPADVSEDDCLPEYRHLFHRDLLQDKVAFITGGGSGIGFRIAEIFMRHGCHTVIASRSLPRVSMAARKLAAATGQRCLPLSLDVRAPLAIAAAVEQALKEFGKIDILINCAAGNFLCPASALSSNAFKTVMDIDTLGTFNVSRVLYEKFFRDHGGVIVNITATLGTRGQVLQVHAGSAKAAVDAMTRHLAVEWGPQNIRVNSLAPGPISGTEGLRRLGAPQAGLRAKVLASPLQRLGNKTEIAHSALFLASPLASFVTGALLVVDGGAWLTFPNDVQSLADFSPSSKL; encoded by the exons ATGGCCCAGCCACCGGCCGACGTCAGCGAGGACGATTGTCTCCCGGAGTACCGCCACCTCTTCCATCGGGACTTGCTCCA GGACAAGGTGGCTTTCATCACGGGTGGTGGCTCTGGAATTGGGTTCCGGATTGCTGAGATTTTCATGCG GCACGGCTGTCACACAGTCATCGCCAGCAGAAGTCTTCCCAGAGTATCGATG GCTGCCAGAAAGCTGGCCGCTGCCACCGGCCAGAGGTGCCTCCCTCTGTCTCTGGACGTCCGAGCTCCCCTGGCCATCGCGGCAGCTGTAGAGCAGGCCCTGAAGGAGTTCGGGAAGATCGACATTCTCATCAACT GTGCAGCCGGGAACTTCCTGTGCCCGGCCAGCGCCTTGTCCTCCAACGCCTTCAAGACTGTGATGGACATCGACACCTTGGGCACCTTCAATGTGTCTCGCGTGCTGTACGAGAAGTTCTTCCGG GACCATGGAGGGGTGATCGTGAACATCACTGCAACCCTGGGCACCCGGGGGCAGGTGCTCCAAGTGCACGCAGGCTCTGCCAAGGCGGCCGTGG ATGCGATGACGCGGCACCTGGCTGTGGAGTGGGGCCCCCAGAACATCCGCGTCAACAGCCTTGCCCCTGGCCCCATCAGTGGGACAGAGGGGTTGCGGCGTCTGG gTGCCCCGCAGGCCGGCCTGAGGGCGAAGGTCCTGGCCAGCCCCCTGCAGAGGCTGGGGAACAAGACAGAAATCGCCCACAGCGCCCTCTTCCTGGCCAGCCCGCTGGCGTCCTTCGTGACGGGGGCCCTGCTGGTGGTTGACGGGGGCGCCTGGCTAACATTCCCTAATGACGTCCAGTCGCTGGCAGATTTCTCACCCTCCTCTAAGCTTTAG